In the Brassica napus cultivar Da-Ae chromosome A7, Da-Ae, whole genome shotgun sequence genome, one interval contains:
- the LOC125576690 gene encoding uncharacterized protein LOC125576690, with protein MGRLMDITGDVGTYYLGVARTARVSEAVLGQQWNIRGHRSRHYHALHDRIQNERVPLDEHGRDVVLWKHDENTYKPHFSSSRTWEQVRVKKNKVVWSKSVWFSQGVPRYSFIVWLAIKDRLSTGVRMRAWGIQQGCLMCGERDESRDHIFFACPFTFTVWNRLAGRLCGRWINPDWSLTLQFVTRNTLSSLDKILVQMLFQTCIYYMWKERNDRRHQKGYHSTEQAIRIIDKAIRNRISSLRYKPDHKLAGLIQRWFEVFDNT; from the coding sequence ATGGGGAGACTCATGGATATCACGGGTGATGTGGGTACGTACTACCTTGGGGTTGCGAGAACCGCTCGAGTTAGTGAAGCAGTTCTGGGTCAGCAATGGAACATCAGAGGTCACAGGAGTAGGCATTACCATGCACTTCATGACCGTATCCAGAATGAAAGGGTACCACTTGATGAACATGGTAGAGACGTGGTGCTTTGGAAGCATGATGAGAACACATATAAACCGCACTTCTCTTCTAGTAGAACTTGGGAACAAGTACGGGTGAAGAAGAATAAGGTGGTCTGGAGCAAGAGTGTTTGGTTTTCACAGGGCGTTCCTAGATACTCTTTTATTGTTTGGCTGGCAATAAAGGATCGACTATCAACTGGAGTGCGTATGAGGGCGTGGGGCATACAGCAAGGTTGCTTGATGTGTGGAGAAAGGGATGAGTCGAGGGACCATATCTTTTTTGCTTGTCCCTTTACTTTCACTGTCTGGAATAGACTTGCAGGACGGCTGTGTGGGCGATGGATCAATCCCGACTGGAGTCTTACTCTGCAATTTGTTACCAGAAACACTCTTAGCAGCTTGGACAAGATACTAGTCCAAATGCTGTTTCAGACATGCATCTATTACATGTGGAAGGAGAGGAATGATCGTAGACATCAGAAAGGTTATCACAGTACAGAGCAAGCTATCCGAATCATCGACAAGGCCATACGGAACCGAATCAGTTCTCTTCGATACAAACCTGATCATAAGCTAGCCGGGTTGATACAGCGTTGGTTTGAGGTTTTTGATAACACATAG